The genomic segment CCTCTGTATATCGTTTCGACATATTGGACTTCTCATTATTCTCTATCATCTAAACCCTCACATCTATTATATCTGGAAATTATAATGTGTCCGAGTAATTACTGTCTGAAACAGTGTAGCCTATCCAATTCTTCGTCTCAGGGAACTTAATCTCAGCAATAAAATGACCAATTCTCAACGTATGCTGGATAATGCAGTGAACTTTATGGAGAAGAATTATACTGACCCAAAGATTTCCATGGAGTCGGTGTGTGATGAGATGGGAATGTCCATCTCTTATCTGAGTCTTCTGTTCAAGAAAGAGAAGCAGACTACCTTTGTAAAATACCTCACAATGATTCGTCTTGAGAAGGCAAAAGATCTTTTGGGACTGACCAGTGAGAAAATTATCGATATAGCAGGTAAGTGCGGTTATAATGAAGTGTATTACTTCAGTCACAGTTTTAAAAAATATACGGGAGTATCCCCCAAGAAGTATCGTGAAGAAATCAACGTATCCTGACCTGTCCATCGGACAAAGCATACTTATTTCAACTCTAGCTATTGTTACAATCGTCCTGATTATAACAGGGCTACTTTTTTATTCGACTTTTGCATCCCGGACAGATGAACTCATAGTAAGCCAGTCCCGGGAAATCAATAAACAAATTGTTCTCAACTACGAGAGTTATATCAATTCTATTATTGAGACAGCTAATTATATTCAGTCTTCGTCATTGAACCTGGACTTGAAGGATTCTTTTCGCCATCTGCAGGATATCTATATTCTGAACAGGGACAGCAAGAGAGATGTGGTCTCCATATATCTTTTTGATTCCTATGGGGAAATTCTTCTTGGCGGGTCCAGCCGCAGAAACCGTCATATTGAAGCAGAAATGGAACTCTGGTTTCAAAGTGCTTTGAAGGATGAGGGCATCTTCCATTTTTCGCCTCCCTATATACTGAGTGCACTGGATAATGAAGAGGTTATTTCAGTCTCCAAGTTGGTGGATTATCTTGATGGCGGTGTGCAGAGAAAGGGAGTTCTATTACTTGAATTGAATTTCAGAACAATTACGGACCTGGCAGAAAAGACAAATTTGGGAATAGGTGGTCATATTCTTATTCTTGATGATGAAGATTCTCTTATTTATTCTTCAACAAAAGAGCAGTCAATGGCTAGTGAGAGTCTCAGTCTTGCTCAGCAAAAGAATTTGGGTGGGTTTAAAGCCGAAATCAATTCCCTGGGAATGTATGGAAATATTAATACACTCTCACAGACCCGTTGGCGAATTGTTTCAATTTCTAATATTGATGATATCAGCAGGGCGCAGGATCAAATGTTCCTGATTCTGTTTCTTATTCTGTTCGGGAGCATCTGTGTTACAACGATTGTGGCGATTCTTATTTCAAGACGAATCTCCCGTCCTTTGAATATCTTAAAGAAATCAATGCTCCTTATTGAAAAAGGAGATTTTTACAATCGGGTTGAAGTCTCAGGACAAAAGGAAATTGTTCAGCTGGCAAATTCCTTTAATAGTATGATTGATGAAATCAGGTCTCTTATGGACCGGGTTGTTGATGAGCAGCGTGAAAAGAGAAAAACAGAACTGGTGGCTCTTCAGAATCAGATCAACCCTCATTTTCTATACAATACCCTCGACTCCATTGTCTGGCTGGCGGAGAATGAGAAGAGTGAAGATGTAATCACAACTGTAGTGGCTCTGGCCCGTTTTTTCCGGATCAGTATTTCCAAGGGGAAAAATTTTATCTCTGTCAGGGATGAAATCTCACATATCAGGAACTACCTGACTATTCAGAAAATCCGTTATACCGGTAAATTTGAGTATGTCGTTGAGATTGATAAAGAGATTTATGACTATCAGGTTATGAAACTTATCCTGCAGCCCCTGGTTGAAAATGCCATCTATCATGGTGTGGGAGAAGAAACCGGGCTTATAACCATAAGAGGGCATAAACAGGGACAGTTTCTGGTTTTTGAGGTTGAAAATTCCGGATATGGTATTCCCGAGGAGAAGATTAATCAGCTCTACCGTATTCTTGCCGGTGATGAAGAGGGGCACAGTGTCGGGCTCCGGAATGTGTATCAGCGCTTAAAACTGTATTACGGTGATGATGCTGATCTTATAATCAGCAGTGAGCTTGATGAGATGACAAATATTAAGTTAATGATTCCTGCGGGACTCCATAATGGGACTGATAATGAAAATAAGAAATAAAATCGGGGCAGTACTTTTTTTGATTATGGCTCTCTCATCCTGTGATAGCGGAGATAAAGAGGTCTCTCTTTTTCTCTATAACGAGGAAGATCTTTTTGTCAGGAAATTTTCCCGGCAGATTATCTCCATGGCCGGGAATTCATTTAATCTCCAGAGCTTTGATGCCCAGAACTCTCAGATTCTACAGAACGAGACAATTGAAAATCAGATAAATGAGGGATGTGATCTTATGCTGATCAATCCTGTGGACCGCCTTGGTTCCTATTCTATTATCAAGCGTCTTCGCAGTGAAGGTATTCCTGTAATTTTGTTTAACAGAGAACCTCTTCTGAAAGATCTGCTTCTCTGGGATAACACCTGGTATGTCGGTGCAAGGGCTGAACAGTCCGGTCAAATGCAGGCAGATCTGGTTATGGAGCTTTTCGGAGATGATCCGGAGAATCTTAATGAATATGACAGAAATAGAGACGGCCGTATTCAGACAATCATCCTTAAGGGTGAGCAAGGGCATCAGGACGCTGAAATCCGAACCTCCGAAGTGGTCCGCTCCTTTAGACTCAAGGGCTTTAATCTGGATATTCTGGCTACGGAGGTCGCCAACTGGGACAGAGATGAGGCCTATGAAAAAATGGGAGATCTGATCAAAACTTTTGACGGTGGGATAGAACTGGTCCTTTCAAATAATGACGCAATGGCTCTGGGAGCCATAAACAGAATGCGCCAGAGCGGAATGTTCGCCGACAGTAATGGAAATGGACGGGTTGACCGCCATGATGAGGACTGGATTCCGGTCCTGGGAATAGACGGTATTGATCAGGCAGTGGAACAGATTCAGGAAGGTTTTCTCTATGGAACAGTTCTTAATGATTCAGCCACTATGGCCAGAGCAATAATTGAACTTGCTGAGGCTGTCCTCTCTGAGAAATCATTGGATGAGCTCTCTTTTTCCATAGAAGAGGGAAAATATATCTGGATTGACTACCAGGTCTTCACTCTGGAAAATTAATCCAAAAAAAAGCCATTATTAGAAAAATTTATAAAAACACAAGAATATATCACATTGTGCTCTGGCATATCGATGATAACATCAATGTATACATATGATATTTACTATCAAAGGAGTATGCATTTTATGAAGAAAACGATTCTTATCGTACTTATTGCCAGTATCGCAATGTTAACTGGTTGTCAGAAAAAAGCTGATGATGGAAAAGTTGTTATCGGTGCTAACATCTATAACTTCCAGGACAATTTTATGAACGGTGTTATGAAACCTGTTCTTGAGAGCTATGCAGCCGAAAAGGGTGCTGAAATCCAGGTTGTTGACTCTGAAGGTCAGCAGGCTACTTTGAACAATCAGGTTGATATTTTCATCACAAAGGGTGTTGATGTTCTGGCTATTAACCTTGTAGATCCCGCGTCTGCTCAGTCCATTATCGACAAGGCAAAGAAAGCTGATATTCCCCTTATCCTTTTCAACAAGGAAGGATCTAAAGAAGCTATGGCTTCCTATGATAAGGTATGGTACGTAGGTACTGACTCTGCTGAATCTGGAATTATTCAGGGACAGATGATGGTAGCTGACTGGAAAGCCAAACCCGAAATGGACCTTAACGGTGACGGAACTGTTCAGTACGTTATGCTGAAAGGCGAGCCCGGTCATCCCGATGCAGAAGCAAGAACCAGAGAATCTGTAAAAGCTTTTACAGATGCCGGTATCAAAGTTGAGCAGTTGGCTCTCGAAGCAGATCCCAACTGGTCTACACAGCACGGAAATGACAAGATGGCAGCATGGCTGACATCTTCTTTCGGAAAAGACATTGAGCTGGTAATCTGTAACAATGACGGAATGGGATTTGGTGCCATCACAGCTATGAAGGCTGCCGGTGTAAGACTCCCTATCTACTCTGTAGATGCTCTTGATCAGGCTCTGACTCACATTGCAGAAGGCGAACTGGACGGTACTGTTCTTAATGACGGTAAAAACCAGTCTATAGCAACTCTTGATCTGGCAATCAATGTAGCCATGGGTAAAGCTCCTACAGAAGGAACTTCATGGAAACTGACTACTGACGGTGCAAAGGCTGTTCGTGTTGCGTATGTCGGTGTAACTCCCAATAACTACCAGGATTTCAGATAATCACTGATTCTGTTTTAGTTTAGTGTTTATGTTTGCAGAAGCATCCAGGTGGTGCTTCTGCAATCTTTTTTATGATTAATGAATTTAATGCTATTATTGTTACCTTGTATATTGCAGATCAAATCTGTATTTCCAGAGAGAGGTGGTTCTTTTGCAAGAAGAATATTTATTGAGAATTAAGGATGTCAGCAAGTCGTTTTCCGGCGTTAAAGTACTGAAAAAAGTATGCCTGAATATACGTGCCGGGTCTGTTCATTCTCTCATGGGGGAAAACGGAGCAGGAAAGTCCACCCTGATGAAATGCCTCTTCGGTATTTACAGACAGGATGAAGGTGAATTTTTCCTTGAGGGAACACAATTTAACTTCGAGGACCCCAAGCACGCCCTTGAACATGGTGTCTCCATGGTGCACCAGGAGCTGAACCAGGTTGTTCAGCGGACAATTATTGATAACATCTGGTTGGGACGATATCCAAAAAAACATCTCTTTGTAGATGAAAAGAAGATGTATGATGATACCAAGGCTCTGTTCCGGCGCCTGGATATACATCTTGATCCACGGACAAAGCTGGATAAATTATCTGTTTCCCAGAGGCAGATGGTGGAGATTGCCAAGGCTGTATCATATAACGCCAAGGTCATTGTATTGGATGAACCAACATCTTCACTGACTGATAATGAAGTTAAAATGCTTTTCGATATCATTACTGTACTTAAAACAGAGGGTGTTGGAATTGTATATATTTCCCATAAAATGGAAGAGATCTTTGAGATTTCCGATGAAGTTACTGTACTACGTGATGGTAACTATATCGGTACTGATTCAATCGAAGAACTGACCATGGAAAAGATTGTAAACATGATGGTCGGCCGGGATCTGGAAGAACGTTTTCCTCCCAAAACCAATGTACCCGGAGAGGTGCATATGTCGGTCAAAAACCTTACAACCAGGTATAGACCTGTTATTAAGGATGTGAATTTTGACCTGCGCAGAGGTGAGATCCTCGGTGTCGCCGGACTGGTGGGAGCTGGTAGAACTGAAATGCTGGAAGCACTGTTCGGAGCCAGAACCTTGGAAAGCGGAGAGATATATATCGACGGGTTAAAGATTGACAATTCTACTCCTCATAAGGCTATCAACAACCATTTTGCACTTTTAACTGAAGAGAGAAGAGAGACAGGAATCTATCCTGTTGCTGATATTACATTTAACTCAACCATATCCAATGTACAGGCATACAAGAATAAATTCGGTTTTCTTGTAGACCAGAAGATGAAGGACGATACTGATAAACAGATTGGGAATATGAGGATTAAGACTCCCAATAGAAAGGAGCTTATCCGTTCTCTCTCCGGAGGTAATCAGCAGAAGGTTATTATCGGCCGATGGCTGCTGACCAATCCTGATGTACTGCTCCTCGATGAACCCACAAGAGGTATCGATGTAGGGGCCAAGTTTGAAATCTATCAGCTGATTATTGATCTCGCCAACAGCGGGAAATCGGTTATTGTGGTTTCATCTGAAATGCCTGAACTCCTTGGTGTCACCAATAGAATCATGGTTATGAGTAATGGATTGGTTTCGGGTATTGTAAATACTGACGAAACAACGCAAACAGAGATTTTTAATCTTTCAGCAAAATATCTGAATAATAATAGAGAGGCCGAAGTATGAGTACAATTGGGGATAAGCTCTTCAATAAAACAAAAGACGAGTGGAAGGATCTGTTGATTAACAATGCTATCTACATCGTTATTTTTACAATAATTATGATTGTTGTAATCAGAGAACCCTCCTTTGTATCCATACCGGTACTCAGGAATATTCTGACACAGTCAGCCGTTCGTCTGATTCTGGCTTTTGGTGTTGCAGGAATTATTATCCTCCAGGGAACAGACCTTTCTCTTGGACGTTCTGTAGGGTTTGCAGCTGTTGTTTCAGCTTCATTACTGCAGAGACCAGACTATGCCGGACGTTTCTATCCTGACATGGCACAGCTGCCTCTCTTCGTACCCCTTTTAGTGGCCATGGCAGTTTGTGTCGTCTTTTCGGCCATCAACGGTTGGGTTGTTGCAACATTTAAGATTCACCCCTTCCTTGCCACCATGGGTATGATGATCACCTTGTACGGTATCCTCTCTATCTATTTTGCATCCGGTGCTCCCGGTCCCCAACCCATAGGAGGGCATGACACCCGTTATGTGGAACTTGTCACCGGACAGACCATGGGGGTTCCTAACCTTGTTCTCATTGCCGCAATAACCGCGGTGATAATATGGGTGCTCTGGAACAAAACAACCTTTGGTAAGAATATGTATGCTGTTGGTGGAAATCCCGAAGCTGCCAATGTTTCGGGTGTAAATGTAACCAGAACAACAATCCTGGTTTATGTCCTTGCCGGTGTTATGTACGGTCTGGGCGGATATCTTGAGGCTGCCCGTATAGGTTCCGCCAACAACGGTACAGGATTCGGTTATGAGCTTGATGCCATCGCCGCCTGTGTTGTCGGCGGTATCTCCTTCTCAGGTGGTATAGGTAAGGTTTCCGGTGCAATTGCCGGAGTTCTGATGTTTACCATTATCTCCTATGGAATGACATTCATCGGATTGGACCAGTACTACCAGTACATCATCAAGGGTGTCATAATTGTAGTTGCCGTATCTCTGGATGCCAAGAAATATTTAAAGAAAGTCTGATCCTTATCAGCTCCTTATTGTCTTTTTCGGGCTCCCTGCATCTGCCGGGAGTCCTGTTTTTTTATAAGACTTTTTCTCCGGAAGTCCGGGAGCTCTGAGAAGGAG from the Oceanispirochaeta sp. M1 genome contains:
- a CDS encoding helix-turn-helix transcriptional regulator, producing the protein MTNSQRMLDNAVNFMEKNYTDPKISMESVCDEMGMSISYLSLLFKKEKQTTFVKYLTMIRLEKAKDLLGLTSEKIIDIAGKCGYNEVYYFSHSFKKYTGVSPKKYREEINVS
- a CDS encoding galactose ABC transporter substrate-binding protein translates to MKIRNKIGAVLFLIMALSSCDSGDKEVSLFLYNEEDLFVRKFSRQIISMAGNSFNLQSFDAQNSQILQNETIENQINEGCDLMLINPVDRLGSYSIIKRLRSEGIPVILFNREPLLKDLLLWDNTWYVGARAEQSGQMQADLVMELFGDDPENLNEYDRNRDGRIQTIILKGEQGHQDAEIRTSEVVRSFRLKGFNLDILATEVANWDRDEAYEKMGDLIKTFDGGIELVLSNNDAMALGAINRMRQSGMFADSNGNGRVDRHDEDWIPVLGIDGIDQAVEQIQEGFLYGTVLNDSATMARAIIELAEAVLSEKSLDELSFSIEEGKYIWIDYQVFTLEN
- the mglC gene encoding galactose/methyl galactoside ABC transporter permease MglC; the protein is MSTIGDKLFNKTKDEWKDLLINNAIYIVIFTIIMIVVIREPSFVSIPVLRNILTQSAVRLILAFGVAGIIILQGTDLSLGRSVGFAAVVSASLLQRPDYAGRFYPDMAQLPLFVPLLVAMAVCVVFSAINGWVVATFKIHPFLATMGMMITLYGILSIYFASGAPGPQPIGGHDTRYVELVTGQTMGVPNLVLIAAITAVIIWVLWNKTTFGKNMYAVGGNPEAANVSGVNVTRTTILVYVLAGVMYGLGGYLEAARIGSANNGTGFGYELDAIAACVVGGISFSGGIGKVSGAIAGVLMFTIISYGMTFIGLDQYYQYIIKGVIIVVAVSLDAKKYLKKV
- a CDS encoding sensor histidine kinase; translated protein: MKKSTYPDLSIGQSILISTLAIVTIVLIITGLLFYSTFASRTDELIVSQSREINKQIVLNYESYINSIIETANYIQSSSLNLDLKDSFRHLQDIYILNRDSKRDVVSIYLFDSYGEILLGGSSRRNRHIEAEMELWFQSALKDEGIFHFSPPYILSALDNEEVISVSKLVDYLDGGVQRKGVLLLELNFRTITDLAEKTNLGIGGHILILDDEDSLIYSSTKEQSMASESLSLAQQKNLGGFKAEINSLGMYGNINTLSQTRWRIVSISNIDDISRAQDQMFLILFLILFGSICVTTIVAILISRRISRPLNILKKSMLLIEKGDFYNRVEVSGQKEIVQLANSFNSMIDEIRSLMDRVVDEQREKRKTELVALQNQINPHFLYNTLDSIVWLAENEKSEDVITTVVALARFFRISISKGKNFISVRDEISHIRNYLTIQKIRYTGKFEYVVEIDKEIYDYQVMKLILQPLVENAIYHGVGEETGLITIRGHKQGQFLVFEVENSGYGIPEEKINQLYRILAGDEEGHSVGLRNVYQRLKLYYGDDADLIISSELDEMTNIKLMIPAGLHNGTDNENKK
- a CDS encoding sugar ABC transporter ATP-binding protein, giving the protein MQEEYLLRIKDVSKSFSGVKVLKKVCLNIRAGSVHSLMGENGAGKSTLMKCLFGIYRQDEGEFFLEGTQFNFEDPKHALEHGVSMVHQELNQVVQRTIIDNIWLGRYPKKHLFVDEKKMYDDTKALFRRLDIHLDPRTKLDKLSVSQRQMVEIAKAVSYNAKVIVLDEPTSSLTDNEVKMLFDIITVLKTEGVGIVYISHKMEEIFEISDEVTVLRDGNYIGTDSIEELTMEKIVNMMVGRDLEERFPPKTNVPGEVHMSVKNLTTRYRPVIKDVNFDLRRGEILGVAGLVGAGRTEMLEALFGARTLESGEIYIDGLKIDNSTPHKAINNHFALLTEERRETGIYPVADITFNSTISNVQAYKNKFGFLVDQKMKDDTDKQIGNMRIKTPNRKELIRSLSGGNQQKVIIGRWLLTNPDVLLLDEPTRGIDVGAKFEIYQLIIDLANSGKSVIVVSSEMPELLGVTNRIMVMSNGLVSGIVNTDETTQTEIFNLSAKYLNNNREAEV
- a CDS encoding galactose ABC transporter substrate-binding protein; this encodes MKKTILIVLIASIAMLTGCQKKADDGKVVIGANIYNFQDNFMNGVMKPVLESYAAEKGAEIQVVDSEGQQATLNNQVDIFITKGVDVLAINLVDPASAQSIIDKAKKADIPLILFNKEGSKEAMASYDKVWYVGTDSAESGIIQGQMMVADWKAKPEMDLNGDGTVQYVMLKGEPGHPDAEARTRESVKAFTDAGIKVEQLALEADPNWSTQHGNDKMAAWLTSSFGKDIELVICNNDGMGFGAITAMKAAGVRLPIYSVDALDQALTHIAEGELDGTVLNDGKNQSIATLDLAINVAMGKAPTEGTSWKLTTDGAKAVRVAYVGVTPNNYQDFR